The genomic DNA TGCTATAGCAGGCACCATGTCCATAATCAGGTGGTAGTCAACCATGTTCCGGGAGTACATTTCCAAACGTGACAGATCGTATGGTGTGTATTGCGCTGCTAATTCTGCAGCCGTTAGAGTCGTTGAGTTGTCGTCTTTGATGTTCTTGTTCTGAAGTATGTTTAAGGCTAGTGTAGGGCTAAAACTGCTAAACTGGTAGGACAGCAGAGAAAGGAATCTCCGTCTGAAATCCTTCCAGAATGCTGGCAGCCACTGACTCTGTTCTGCTGAATCTTCAGCGTTCAGTTCCTTCAGCATTACACACGAGTGCTCTCCTGTCAAGTCGTTTGGAGTTTGTCTTAAATACACTGGAACATACCCAGcctttttccagaattttagcaACTGTGGGGTGAGGCCATACGAGACCCCCAAGTAGTCCAGTCTTTCTGCAGTCCTCTCATTTAGCTTCAGTAACAGCGGTGGCAGATCGGTTCGCGGAGACACAACCTCTTCTAACAGGCTCATGGCCTCGCTGCTGACAGAGTTGAATGCGACTGGGTTGCCCTGCTTGTCATCCAAGAGAGGAAACTGTCCCTGATAATACTGCTGCAAGAGCTGCAGAGCACGTGTCCCGTAACCCATCCCCTGGTAGTCAGGATTTACTGCGATTCGCACCACCCTTCCACCTGACAGGCTGCCGAATTTAGAATCTTGAAACTGCTCCGATACAGTCCAAGGGATAAGGTCTCCAGAAGCCTTTTTTCCTCTGGACAAGCTGTTGAGGATGGACTGCTGGGAAATCTCGCCCTCCAAACATACCTGTACAACTGCTAGGACCTCTGGCAGagagttgtgtgtttgtggaacAGGAGGCAGCAAGCAGAAGAGATGGTGAGCTGGAGCATCCGAGAGTAGCTGTAAGTCATTGGGGGAGTTCTTATAGTGAGAAGCAACATAGAGCGCCATAAGACGTTGCAGGAAGGCTTCAGATGCTTTGTGATAACAGAACAGGGTGTCACGGTTCACGTAATACAGATCGCATGTTTCGGGCAAAGGACAGCCCGAAATGATGCGCGGCACGCTCAAGCAGTCGAGACACAGGAGTTCGTTCAGCCATTTTTCTACAGGATCTCCCTGAGCGTACCGAATAGACTCTTGGAGAGAAACCTCATGGAGTGATCGTGCTGAAGCCAGCCTGGCTGTGCTCGTGGTTTTGTTTTCAGCAGAGAGGTTCTGCTGGCTGTCTGCGCTTTGCTGCCGCAGCTGCTGGATCAGTTTAAGAGAAAGTGAGCGCCCCGTGCCTTCATACCCATTGATTGTAGAAGCCATAAACACAAGATACGGCCCAAGCAGATTTTTCACCAGCGGCAAAGGGATAGCAGCAGCCTCATCGATAACCACCAGCTCTGCCTGACCCAGCTTCACAGCATCGCCGGGGTGGATGTACTGAATGGTCTGGCGATGTTCCTTAAAGATGTTAACTCTGACCACAGCTTTATTAAACTCAGGATTCAACGATTGGACAATTTCATAATCCAGATGTTCCTGGTAGTGTAGCAAATCCAAGCCTTTGAATACGAACTCGAATAGCGTGTGCAAATTGTCCGGGCTGGGCGAAGTAACAAATATGTTGGAATAGCCAAACGAGACCGCACCGGCGATAGATAAGCCGAGCGCCGCGGACTTTCCACGTCCTCTAGCAGCGGTCAGAGCTACTGTGCTCCTTAGAGTCTTTTCTGAAATGGCTTCGATGAACTTTAACACGGCTTTCGCCTGATCCATGGTTTTACAGCAGTCCATTAAGGCACCGACGACCTGCGTGTCCTGCATCGACTCTTTCAGGTCCTTCAGTTCCTGCTCCTGTGGCAGCAGAGCATCGTCCTGCGATTTAGCCGGCACGGGTTTGATGTTGGCATTGTGTTTGGAGATGGGCAGAACGTTGAGTTGATCATCGGTTACGATGCAGGTCTTGCAGGAGGAGAGCGACAGTATGAATCTTTCGTTGAACCGTCCTATGACATCCTGGTGCGCCTCTGTCCTGTAGCGGGAATGGACATCCATTGCCATGGTGTACAGCTGCTTGAGTGACTTCATGGTCCTCAGTAGGATGACCACAATCCCACCACCTTCTACTGTTTCAACTGTTCGAGCCAGGAGGTTTGGGGTTAGAGCCTCGAAGTCCTGCAGCACACACATGCCATACGTGTTGCCCAGAATTTTGTGAGTTTCATTGTAGTAACAGTACCGGATGTTGGTTGCGGCGATAAAAAGCTCAAACGGGTCGTCCTGCTTTAGGTTCAGGGTacctgttttgatttttttctgtagCTGCCGCATGCGTTTCTTGCGGTTACTGCTGAAGCCGAGCTCGTTCTTGTAACACCACAGCACCGATGGTCGCGCTCGCACCGCGGCCTTGGACAGCATGTGGTGCAGAATCACAACCTGGTCTCTGCCCTGATCGCCGACTATAACAAACATTGTCCGATGCCGCTGAGTCACTCCGTTCTCGATCTGTACGCGGATACGATTATCCACCTTCTTCCGGTAGGTCGCCATGTTCGCTCAgcgtgaagaagaaaaaaaaaacgtttctcCCAAAATGATAATCTCTCCGGTTTAATTTCACACACCGCAAACACGTTCACATGGACAGATACAACATGGAACACGTGCTTCCTGCTTCCTTTCGCGTCATATCGCGAGATCGGGCGAGATTTTAGACATCCGCGGTGCGCCTGCGCTTTACTCTGCGCATGCGTCAACATATCAGCGGCCCTTTTTAAgcagcaatattttttttattggtattaATAACAAgaataggaaaaaatatatacaacatatacaAGGTTCATGGGTAAAACCTGAATTATATAATCAACTATACGCAGTTAACGGAGCAAAACAGTATAAGAAAACTTAACAAAAatgaggtaaataaataaaaagtaatagacaaaataaacaaacaagcaaatgtttattttaagcattgattgcgtttattattattgttattattataattattgtttatttattaataccgTTTTTAAAGGAgtgaaagaaataagaaagaaataaaatatcacGAGTTCGTTAGGAGCTGACGCAATTTCCGGGGCGTGACTTATCCTGCGTTCCTCAGCACTCGGGTTGCTGGAGTAGAGAAGCCGCTGGTATCCACGCTGCGGCTCAGCGGGAAATGTGTCGACTACAGAAACAAGACAGACGCAAAAACGGTGAGTGTGACAAAGAACTGTATTTGGCGACTCTCATTATTTTCACACAAACTCAGTTTTAAAAGCTTTTGTTGGTTGGGAAAAGTGTAAATAGatgtgaaaacaaacaaacagccgCCGGCCGAATCCTTAACTGCTGCCTGGATACCAAACctgtgtgaatatatatatgaactatataacacacactcactctctcactgtaATGTAACTTTAATGATCTAAAATGATGAAAACGTGTCCTAAAGCATGTAGAGTTATTTAGGGCTGCGTTTAGTACTGCTTACTGTAAGCATAATAATAAGTAgtggtggtgtttgtgtgtgttttctagTATAAATGTGTGTCCTGTGGGAGCCGTTTGGGGTTCAGCGTCCTAATCCTGTAGTGACTAACTGTGCTGTAGGGTGTCAAATACTGCCTTGTGCACCCTACGTAGTGCGCTATACGTCTACCAGGGAGCCATTTGGCAGGTATCCtcttactgtataaaaatatgGTGTATAAGTAAAATATTGTCTTAAAGTGTCGACCATCAGGGGGACGTGTAGAATTAATCCCCTTATTGCATTAATTGTGCTATAGGGTTTGAATAAGGGGCTTATttaccctacatagtgcactatatGTCCATCAGAGAGCTATTTGACATTCATCCTTTTTACCTAATAAACTAATGCTATAGGATTTTAAATAGTGACTTATACACCCTAATTATTGCACCCATATTCATTTAGCATTTATCTGCTTATTGcaataattgtaaaatattgaaataaactCATGCAACCTATGTAGTGCTCTATACGCTACGTACAACAAGGAAACATTTTCCCCATATTGAATTAATTATGCATTTAACATTTGGCCCCTTAGTGCTTAATTGTACTATAGGATGTGAAATAGTGACTCATGCACCCCATGTAGTGCACTTAACTCTACATCCAACAGGGAGCCATTTGGCATCTATCCCCTTATTACATTAATTATGCTATAGAGTATGAATTAGGGGCGTATGCACACTAAATAGTTTATGTCTACCTGGAAGCCCTTTGACATGTTATCTCTTACTGTCTAAAAATTGTGCTATAAGATGTGAAATAGTGCCTTATAGTGGACCTTATTCTGTCCAAAAGAAAGAGATTAGgcatttatccatttattgCATCAATTATGTTATATGGTAAGAAAGAGGTGCTTATACACTCAACATAGTGCACTATATATCTAATAGGGAGccatttcttgtttattctctTACTCATTACATAATTGCATTGTAAACTCTGAAACAATGACTAAGGCACCCTGCATAGTGTACTATATGTCTTGCATTAAGGCTTTTTTGTATTTAGTTAGGTTTATATAGGTATAAAATAGTGGTTTATGCTCCCCATGTAGTCATTATAAGAGCCGTTTGGCTTTTACCCCCTTGATCATTACATAATAGTGCTATATGGTGTGATATAATGAAATATCTCCCATACTTAGTGCATTTACGCCCTTACTCACTACATGGTTGTGCTGTATGATGTGAAATAGTGACTTGTGCACCTTCCATACTGCAGATGTGTCCAACAGGAAACAAGCTGTGGTTCAGTTTACTATGCTTAATGGAAGTTCTATTAGTAGTGAGCTGTTGTACGTCCTGTGTAAAGCTGTTTGGGATTTACCCTGTTGATCACTACAGAATATGCATACTCTATGGGATGAAAAAGTGGCTTCTGAACCTTTCATAAAGCACTTACTGGAACCATTAGGCATTCAGCATTCCCCATACCCTCAAAATAATTGTGCTGTTGGGTAAGAAATGGTGCCTTCTGATGCTTGTGTAGTGCACCCTCTGTCCAGGAGGCATTTCTGCTTGCTGATCCATACAGTATCTGCAGATGCACTGTGACTGTGTATAATTTGAGAATGTATGTAGGTTATGTAAGACTGTACACCTTCCTATTGCTTCAGGTACATTCTGGGCTTTTACTGAgagaaaagtgagagagagaaaaaagttttTGCATTATGTCCAACCCATACATGTTCTCTTTGGGAATCcctatgaatataa from Clarias gariepinus isolate MV-2021 ecotype Netherlands chromosome 19, CGAR_prim_01v2, whole genome shotgun sequence includes the following:
- the nat10 gene encoding RNA cytidine acetyltransferase, encoding MATYRKKVDNRIRVQIENGVTQRHRTMFVIVGDQGRDQVVILHHMLSKAAVRARPSVLWCYKNELGFSSNRKKRMRQLQKKIKTGTLNLKQDDPFELFIAATNIRYCYYNETHKILGNTYGMCVLQDFEALTPNLLARTVETVEGGGIVVILLRTMKSLKQLYTMAMDVHSRYRTEAHQDVIGRFNERFILSLSSCKTCIVTDDQLNVLPISKHNANIKPVPAKSQDDALLPQEQELKDLKESMQDTQVVGALMDCCKTMDQAKAVLKFIEAISEKTLRSTVALTAARGRGKSAALGLSIAGAVSFGYSNIFVTSPSPDNLHTLFEFVFKGLDLLHYQEHLDYEIVQSLNPEFNKAVVRVNIFKEHRQTIQYIHPGDAVKLGQAELVVIDEAAAIPLPLVKNLLGPYLVFMASTINGYEGTGRSLSLKLIQQLRQQSADSQQNLSAENKTTSTARLASARSLHEVSLQESIRYAQGDPVEKWLNELLCLDCLSVPRIISGCPLPETCDLYYVNRDTLFCYHKASEAFLQRLMALYVASHYKNSPNDLQLLSDAPAHHLFCLLPPVPQTHNSLPEVLAVVQVCLEGEISQQSILNSLSRGKKASGDLIPWTVSEQFQDSKFGSLSGGRVVRIAVNPDYQGMGYGTRALQLLQQYYQGQFPLLDDKQGNPVAFNSVSSEAMSLLEEVVSPRTDLPPLLLKLNERTAERLDYLGVSYGLTPQLLKFWKKAGYVPVYLRQTPNDLTGEHSCVMLKELNAEDSAEQSQWLPAFWKDFRRRFLSLLSYQFSSFSPTLALNILQNKNIKDDNSTTLTAAELAAQYTPYDLSRLEMYSRNMVDYHLIMDMVPAIARMFFLKQLGDISLSVAQSALLLGLGLQHKSIDDLEKEIKLPGSQLMGLFNRLMRKVVQLFTAIQEKAVEAEMAPVKDINMEPTAQALHKELDEAAKAFEEKHKEDMMKIKDMDLSQYMIRGDDEEWTQVLKKAGQTAIVSIKSDKKRKLEVENKKEWEGGKKMKKNNKKKGLMGKKSKY